The candidate division WOR-3 bacterium sequence ACTTGAGGTATGTAATGTCCCAAATACCAGATGGCCAGTCTCGGCTGCGGTAAGGGCAAGGCTTATTGTTTCTAAATCACGCATTTCACCGACCAGGATATAATCAGGGTCTTCTCTTAATGCACTTCTTAGGGCATTGCTGAATGAATGGGTATCAGAACCCACTTCTCTCTGGTTAACAATACAATTTTTAGATTTATGGATAAACTCAATGGGGTCTTCAATCGTTATTATATGACCGTCTTTATTGGTATTGATATAGTCTATCATTGCCGCCAAGGTCGTTGATTTACCGCTTCCGGTGGGCCCGGTGACGAGTATCAAACCATAATCAAGATCGATCAAGTCTTGTAAGACCTTGGGAAGCCCGAGTTCCTCCATAGTGGGGATGCGTTCCGGGATTACCCGGAATACCGCACCCAGACCCTGGCGCTGATGGAAGATATTCACCCGAAAACGACCCACCTCTGGAAGATGGAGTGAAAAGTCGAGTTCCTTTTCTTTTTCCAGTAAAGCTTTTTGTTCTTCGCTCAATATGCTAAGGATGAGTT is a genomic window containing:
- a CDS encoding PilT/PilU family type 4a pilus ATPase → MNEIKQLLKYTVESKASDLHLSAGSPIMIRVYGSMKKLNENDANPELIRKLILSILSEEQKALLEKEKELDFSLHLPEVGRFRVNIFHQRQGLGAVFRVIPERIPTMEELGLPKVLQDLIDLDYGLILVTGPTGSGKSTTLAAMIDYINTNKDGHIITIEDPIEFIHKSKNCIVNQREVGSDTHSFSNALRSALREDPDYILVGEMRDLETISLALTAAETGHLVFGTLHTSS